Proteins encoded together in one Colius striatus isolate bColStr4 chromosome 3, bColStr4.1.hap1, whole genome shotgun sequence window:
- the LOC133625083 gene encoding sal-like protein 3 has translation MSTCPQALLQPWPLACPCCGNALLSKSPFMLLGASLRLPEPSLLPPPLVRLSSLGHGELGHTLLREKATVYCRAAGADWPRRHVTQRAPAPGGRSANKAGAAGSRSPGGARPARRRGARELHVPLAPAPRAAPRPAPGGRRRGSPGAVSQCPVNIGVSRGGRGAARRRGGAGAGAMDELKHQVMINQFVLAAGCAADQAKQLLQAAHWQFETALSAFFQETNIPYSHHHQMMCTPANTPATPPNFPDALTMFSRLKASESFNSSSPVASMATSPPPPPQHGALSAGWPAASPPAQQQSTWTPAAPAQPVGWPAAVCPQPAPEHKANVTMEAER, from the exons ATGTCCACGTGTCCccaggccctgctgcagccctggccgCTGGCCTGCCCCTGCTGTGGCAATGCCCTGCTCTCAAAGAGTCCTTTCATGCTGCTGGGAGCCTCCCTGCGCCTTCCAGAGCCTTCCTTGTTGCCGCCTCCCCTTGTACGTCTCAGCAGCCTGGGCCACGGGGAGCTGGGACACACGCTGCTGAGGGAAAAGGCGACCGT GTACTGCCGAGCCGCGGGAGCCGATTGGCCGCGCCGCCACGTCACTCAGCGAGCGCCGGCGCCCGGCGGACGCTCCGCAAACAAAGCGGGGGCTGCCGGGAGTCGTAGTCCGGGCGGAGCGAggccggcgcggcggcggggcgcgaGGGAACTACACGTCCCGTTGGCCCCCGCGCCGcgcgccgccccccgccccgccccgggcGGCCGTCGGCGGGGCTCGCCGGGCGCCGTGAGTCAGTGCCCAGTAAACATTGGCGTGAGCCGC ggcgggcggggggcggcgcggcggcgggggggggccggggccggggccatGGACGAGCTCAAGCACCAGGTGATGATCAACCAGTTCGTGCTGGCGGCCGGTTGCGCCGCCGACCAGgccaagcagctgctgcaggcggCGCACTGGCAGTTCGAG ACTGCCCTCAGTGCTTTTTTCCAAGAAACAAACATCCCATACAGCCACCACCATCAGATG ATGTGCACTCCCGCCAACACGCCGGCCACGCCGCCCAACTTCCCCGACGCCCTCACCATGTTCTCCCGCCTCAAGGCCTCCGAGAGCttcaacagcagcagccccgtggcctccatggcgacgtcgccgccgccgccgccgcagcacGGGGCGTTGAGCGCCGGCTGGCCCGCGGCCTCGCCGCCcgcccagcagcagagcacgTGGACTCCGGCTGCGCCGGCGCAGCCCGTGGGCTGGCCAGCCGCCGTCTGCCCGCAGCCCGCGCCGGAACACAAGGCCAACGTGACCATGGAGGCGGAGAGAtga
- the LOC133625084 gene encoding basic proline-rich protein-like, whose translation MGVLIAASPAEAPKETPEGQVVVAAEPSVAVGGPFPCWSPIPEATLRDITCTASAASCLLEILTSATGNPPAASPHPRPWVPPCPWAAPGYLPEPPALGPAVSLGSPRPPPGSPGPGSRRVPGQPPAASPHPRPWVPPCPWAAPGYLPDPPALGPAVSLGSPRPPPGAPRPWVPPCPWAAPGRLPDPPAPGPAVSLGSPRPPPGSPGPGSRRVPGQPPAASRIPRPRVPGQLPLPAERTLQPRGRPPSARLHTHPRHTPRPPHTPAAAPLGGRRRRGA comes from the exons ATGGGCGTGCTCATAGCTGCCTCCCCTGCAGAGGCGCCCAAGGAGACTCCTGAAGGGCAGGTGGTGGTGGCTGCAGAACCGAGTGTGGCTGTGGGAGG GCCCTTCCCGTGCTGGTCTCCTATTCCCGAGGCCACTTTAAGAGATATCACATGTACTGCCTCAGCTGCTTCATGTCTCTTGGAgatcctcacctctgccactGGGAAT cccccgGCCGCCTCCCCGCACCCCCGGCCCTGGGTCCCGCcgtgtccctgggcagcccccgGGTACCTCCCGGAGCCCCCGGCCCTGGGTCCCGCcgtgtccctgggcagcccccgGCCGCCTCCCGGATCCCCCGGCCCTGGGTCCCGCcgtgtccctgggcagcccccgGCCGCCTCCCCGCACCCCCGGCCCTGGGTCCCGCcgtgtccctgggcagcccccgGGTACCTCCCGGATCCCCCGGCCCTGGGTCCCGCcgtgtccctgggcagcccccgGCCGCCTCCGGGAGCCCCCCGGCCCTGGGTCCCGCcgtgtccctgggcagcccccgGCCGCCTCCCGGATCCCCCGGCCCCGGGTCCCGCcgtgtccctgggcagcccccgGCCGCCTCCCGGATCCCCCGGCCCCGGGTCCCGCcgtgtccctgggcagcccccgGCCGCCTCCCGGATCCCCCGGCCCCgggtccctgggcagctccctcTGCCGGCAGAGCGCACGCTGCAGCCCCGGGGGAGGCCGCCGAGCGCTCGCCTGCACACACACCCCCGTCACACCCCTCGCCCCCCTCACacccccgccgccgcgccgctgGGTGGTAGACGCCGCCGAGGAGCCTGA